A stretch of the Clostridium fungisolvens genome encodes the following:
- the mreD gene encoding rod shape-determining protein MreD yields MKRVVLAIICLILLILDNSIVPFFSIFNGTPSLLLCFVICFSIINGRWEATIIGAFSGLLQDVFFYKYYGINALANLLLCILAAIIGENIFKNRRFIPVLSTFCLSIIKLLFVMIVLYLAKVKTSLGYPILISAVYNMVIVFLIYNRVYRFSNKKYMKVQWKFNKD; encoded by the coding sequence GTGAAAAGAGTTGTGCTGGCAATTATATGCCTGATTTTATTAATTCTTGATAACAGTATTGTCCCTTTCTTTTCAATATTTAATGGAACTCCAAGTCTATTATTGTGTTTTGTAATTTGCTTTTCAATAATAAACGGAAGATGGGAAGCAACTATAATTGGAGCTTTTAGTGGACTGTTACAGGATGTTTTTTTCTATAAGTATTATGGAATCAATGCTTTAGCAAATCTACTATTGTGCATTTTAGCAGCTATTATCGGTGAGAATATATTTAAAAACAGGAGGTTTATTCCTGTTTTATCAACATTTTGTCTATCGATAATTAAGTTGTTATTTGTTATGATTGTATTGTATTTAGCTAAGGTTAAAACGTCTTTGGGATATCCTATACTTATCTCAGCGGTGTACAATATGGTTATAGTTTTTTTAATATATAACAGAGTATATAGATTTTCAAATAAGAAGTATATGAAGGTTCAGTGGAAGTTCAATAAAGATTAA
- the mreC gene encoding rod shape-determining protein MreC — protein sequence MKLLRNKLAVTVIVLSVSFLAIIIYSVKRDSSNPIISGAGTALNPIQKAAYTLADKVKGGLDFFVNFSEVKKENEELKQKNTELENELIEYGSLKSEVGNLRNMLNFKEQKSSYNYVGVYITAKSDSSTLNGYMIDKGTNAGIAKDMIVIAPEGLVGKVVEANSTWSKVQTLTNLNFAAHAKVDQSDISGIVRGYKNSDNEPLAVLDLLPINSKINKGDVITTTGLGGMYPKDLKIGTVVSVEEDKVKVNKSAIIKPSVDFNKLEELYVVIPPDGNKEEIKYKD from the coding sequence ATGAAGCTTCTCAGAAATAAACTGGCAGTAACTGTTATAGTACTGTCAGTTAGCTTTTTAGCTATAATTATTTACAGTGTTAAAAGAGATTCAAGCAATCCTATTATAAGTGGAGCAGGCACTGCACTTAATCCAATACAGAAAGCAGCTTATACGCTAGCAGATAAGGTTAAAGGTGGACTAGATTTCTTTGTTAACTTCTCTGAGGTTAAAAAGGAAAATGAAGAGCTTAAGCAAAAGAATACAGAACTTGAAAACGAACTGATAGAGTACGGAAGTTTAAAGAGTGAAGTTGGTAATCTAAGAAATATGCTAAATTTTAAAGAACAAAAGTCCAGCTATAATTACGTAGGTGTATATATAACAGCAAAATCAGATTCAAGTACTCTTAATGGATATATGATAGATAAGGGAACTAATGCTGGAATTGCTAAGGATATGATTGTTATTGCACCAGAAGGCTTGGTTGGAAAAGTAGTAGAAGCTAATTCAACTTGGTCAAAAGTGCAAACTCTTACTAATTTAAACTTTGCTGCTCACGCAAAAGTAGATCAATCTGATATTTCAGGGATAGTTAGGGGATACAAAAATAGTGATAACGAACCATTAGCGGTTTTAGATTTACTTCCTATAAACTCGAAGATAAACAAAGGAGATGTAATAACAACTACAGGACTTGGTGGCATGTATCCAAAGGATCTAAAGATAGGAACAGTGGTGTCTGTAGAAGAAGATAAAGTTAAAGTTAATAAAAGTGCTATAATAAAGCCTTCTGTGGACTTTAATAAGTTAGAAGAATTATATGTAGTAATACCACCAGATGGAAATAAAGAAGAGATAAAATATAAGGACTAA
- a CDS encoding rod shape-determining protein — MGLFGMNKDMGIDLGTANTLVYVKGKGIVLREPSVVAINNMTKKPLAVGSEAKQMIGRTPGNIVAIRPLKDGVIADFDITQTMLKKFIDMITNKSAFASPRIIVCFPSGVTEVERRAIEESTKQAGAREVVLMEEPMAAAIGAGLPVDEPTGSMIVDIGGGTTEVAVVSLGGIVTSKSLRVAGDELDQAIISYIKREYNLMIGERTAENIKMEIGSAFRNDEEEEKTMPIKGRDLITGLPKTIDVTETQIREALKEPVSAIIEAIKTTLEKTPPELAADIMDKGIMLAGGGALLQGLDALINHETHMPVHIAESPLDCVALGAGKALDKFDIIAKQQRG, encoded by the coding sequence ATGGGATTGTTTGGAATGAATAAAGATATGGGGATAGATTTAGGTACTGCGAATACCTTAGTATACGTTAAAGGAAAAGGCATAGTTTTAAGAGAACCTTCAGTTGTAGCAATTAATAATATGACTAAGAAGCCTTTAGCTGTGGGATCAGAAGCTAAGCAAATGATAGGTAGAACTCCAGGAAATATAGTTGCTATAAGACCTTTAAAGGATGGAGTTATAGCAGATTTTGATATAACACAAACGATGCTTAAGAAGTTTATTGATATGATAACAAATAAAAGCGCTTTCGCAAGTCCAAGAATAATAGTATGCTTTCCATCAGGAGTTACAGAAGTTGAAAGAAGAGCTATAGAAGAATCAACTAAGCAAGCTGGAGCAAGAGAAGTTGTACTTATGGAAGAACCAATGGCTGCAGCTATAGGAGCAGGACTTCCGGTTGATGAACCAACAGGAAGTATGATAGTTGATATCGGTGGAGGTACAACTGAAGTTGCAGTAGTTTCACTTGGAGGTATAGTTACTTCTAAATCTTTAAGAGTTGCTGGAGATGAGCTAGATCAAGCTATAATAAGCTATATAAAGAGAGAATATAACTTGATGATAGGTGAAAGAACAGCTGAAAATATAAAGATGGAAATAGGTTCAGCATTTAGAAATGACGAAGAAGAAGAAAAAACAATGCCTATTAAAGGAAGAGATTTAATTACAGGACTTCCAAAGACTATTGATGTAACTGAGACACAAATAAGAGAAGCTTTAAAAGAACCTGTTTCTGCAATTATAGAAGCAATTAAAACTACTCTTGAAAAGACACCACCTGAACTTGCAGCAGATATAATGGATAAAGGTATAATGCTTGCTGGTGGAGGTGCTCTACTTCAAGGATTAGATGCGTTAATAAATCATGAAACTCATATGCCTGTACATATAGCTGAATCTCCTCTTGACTGTGTTGCCCTAGGAGCAGGTAAAGCTCTAGATAAATTTGATATAATAGCAAAGCAACAAAGAGGATAA
- the radC gene encoding RadC family protein yields MNVNLKISDIPKNERPQEKLIRQGSSALSNHELLALILRTGTSNENVLGLSMRILQELDGINGLLNTSPEELMKIKGIKEVKATQIMALCELFKRFRSFKAGEEIRISDPKSAAMIVMNEISHLKQEVLMLMMLNTKNAIISIKEVFKGSLNSSIVHPREIFLEAIRKSAASIIICHNHPSGDPTPSKEDVNITLRIKECSKIVGIDLLDHIIIGGQKFISLKEQGII; encoded by the coding sequence ATGAACGTAAATCTTAAAATATCAGATATCCCTAAAAATGAAAGACCTCAGGAAAAGCTAATAAGACAAGGATCGAGCGCATTATCAAATCATGAGTTACTTGCATTGATACTTAGAACTGGTACTTCTAATGAAAATGTACTGGGACTTAGTATGAGAATTCTTCAAGAACTAGATGGAATTAATGGGCTTCTAAATACGTCTCCGGAAGAGCTTATGAAAATAAAGGGGATAAAAGAGGTTAAAGCAACGCAAATAATGGCGCTATGCGAACTTTTTAAAAGGTTTAGAAGTTTCAAAGCAGGTGAAGAAATTCGAATAAGTGACCCTAAAAGCGCAGCTATGATTGTTATGAATGAAATATCTCATTTAAAACAAGAGGTACTTATGCTTATGATGCTCAATACTAAAAATGCCATTATTTCTATAAAAGAAGTGTTTAAAGGCAGTTTAAATTCATCAATAGTACATCCGAGAGAAATCTTTCTAGAAGCTATAAGGAAAAGTGCAGCTTCAATAATAATATGTCATAACCATCCTTCAGGAGATCCTACTCCAAGTAAAGAGGATGTTAATATAACCTTGCGCATAAAAGAATGTAGCAAGATTGTAGGAATAGACTTATTAGACCATATTATTATAGGTGGTCAAAAGTTTATAAGTTTAAAAGAACAAGGAATAATCTAA
- a CDS encoding Maf-like protein, translating to MNFILASASDRRKELLNRLIKEYEVIPSSFDEDSIVFTGDVGKYVKELSLGKAEYIRNDIKKPSIIIAADTVVSLEDKVLGKPKDKGDAFKMLQSLSGKTHQVYSGITVINTENNKLISDYVCTDVTFSVISKEEIDEYINTGEPMDKAGSYGIQGFGGVFVEKIDGCYYSVVGLPLNKLKNILRDIVK from the coding sequence TTGAATTTTATATTAGCTTCGGCTTCTGATAGGAGAAAAGAACTTCTCAACAGATTGATTAAAGAGTACGAGGTTATACCATCTTCTTTTGATGAAGATTCCATTGTATTTACAGGGGATGTAGGTAAGTATGTTAAAGAATTATCCCTTGGTAAAGCAGAGTATATAAGAAATGACATAAAAAAACCTAGTATAATAATTGCAGCTGATACAGTTGTAAGTTTAGAAGACAAGGTTTTGGGGAAACCTAAAGATAAGGGGGATGCCTTTAAGATGTTACAATCTCTTAGTGGCAAAACTCACCAAGTATATTCAGGAATCACAGTAATCAATACTGAAAATAATAAGTTAATATCAGATTACGTATGTACTGATGTTACATTTTCTGTAATATCAAAAGAAGAAATAGATGAGTACATAAATACCGGTGAACCAATGGATAAAGCAGGTTCTTACGGAATCCAAGGTTTTGGAGGTGTTTTCGTAGAGAAAATAGATGGCTGCTATTATAGTGTAGTGGGCTTACCTCTAAACAAGTTAAAAAACATTTTGAGAGATATTGTTAAATAA
- a CDS encoding DUF4321 domain-containing protein, producing the protein MKSGSKNVGILIFFIFLGLLLGSLAGEILGDKFSSLKFLKTSYSIGTPTPVALDLKVFLLTIGMSIKINILSIIGVILAIILYKRY; encoded by the coding sequence ATGAAGTCAGGTTCTAAAAACGTTGGTATACTTATATTTTTTATCTTTTTAGGCTTATTATTAGGAAGTCTAGCTGGAGAAATTTTAGGTGATAAATTTAGTTCGCTAAAGTTTTTAAAGACTTCATATTCTATTGGTACGCCTACGCCAGTTGCACTAGATTTGAAAGTATTTCTTTTAACAATCGGTATGAGTATAAAAATAAATATTCTATCAATTATTGGAGTTATATTGGCAATAATACTATATAAAAGGTATTAG
- a CDS encoding SPOR domain-containing protein, with protein MKYTRYDLNKRQTNGGKVMVFLVIVVVVALTLGTALAKIIFNKTPDAANNPKTNSTEQVGNANKGDTTVFSLVQCGYYSKKENADDNKNKLKDKYNSFTVKDNDRFRVGVLIGKTDEADKLSKDLTAAGVTNLKVNFEISNKDLCSKELAEMVSGYLQVIHTLEGKDTKSVKTDEFKKWTNGLQEDSKSEYFSIFQTLKKSINDLPAEMSKDNIESSYGTIFTALSNFKVK; from the coding sequence ATGAAATACACAAGATACGATCTAAATAAGAGACAGACGAATGGTGGAAAAGTGATGGTTTTTCTAGTAATAGTGGTGGTTGTAGCATTAACGTTAGGAACTGCCCTAGCGAAAATAATATTTAATAAAACCCCTGATGCTGCTAATAACCCTAAGACCAACAGCACTGAACAGGTGGGAAATGCAAACAAAGGAGATACTACAGTTTTTTCATTGGTTCAATGTGGATATTATTCGAAAAAAGAAAATGCAGATGATAATAAGAATAAACTAAAAGATAAGTATAATTCATTTACTGTAAAAGATAATGATAGGTTTAGAGTAGGAGTTTTGATTGGAAAGACTGATGAAGCTGATAAGCTTTCTAAAGATCTTACAGCAGCAGGTGTAACTAACCTAAAAGTGAATTTTGAGATAAGTAATAAGGATTTGTGCTCAAAAGAATTAGCAGAAATGGTAAGTGGATATCTTCAAGTGATCCATACCCTAGAAGGTAAGGATACTAAGAGCGTTAAGACTGATGAATTTAAAAAATGGACAAACGGTCTTCAGGAGGATAGTAAAAGTGAATATTTTAGCATATTTCAAACTTTGAAAAAAAGTATAAACGACTTACCAGCTGAAATGAGTAAAGATAATATTGAAAGTTCCTATGGAACAATATTTACAGCACTTAGTAATTTTAAAGTAAAATAG
- a CDS encoding ABC transporter ATP-binding protein, which translates to MARNKFDVDEELETSFSLEHLKRLLSYIKPYKKDITITVSLMFLANMASLLGPYLVKVAMDDKIPNKDIRGLGILAVIFLLTLVITGVCMKYRIRSMSMIGQNVLRKMRLDLFTNLQRLPFSYYDNRPHGKILVRVVNYINSLSDLLSNGLINLITDTLSLFMAIGFMLAIDVKLTLISIVGIPVLLLVVMILKKVQRKAYQILSSKQSNMNAYIHESINGIKVTQSFAREEENLRIFREVCDNYRTSWLKAVSIQFLLWPSVEIISTLTVSLIYIAGIYYLSAEVSVGVLVAFVGYVWRFWNPILNIGNFYNSIITAMAYLERIFEAMDEKPVVTDLPGAKEMKTIKGDVQFRNITFEYEDNKPILKDINFKVKAGETVALVGPTGAGKTTIVNLLSRFYNIENGTVLIDETDISTVTLNSLRKQMGVMLQDSFIFSGTIMENIRYGKLDATDQEVIEAAKIVRAHDFIWQLKDGYETEVNERGTRLSVGQRQLISFARALLADPKVLILDEATSSIDTKTEILLQEGLDNLLKGRTSFIIAHRLSTIKNSSQIMYIDKGVILEQGTHDELINRKGAYFKLYNSQFDILNAV; encoded by the coding sequence ATGGCTAGAAATAAATTTGATGTAGATGAAGAGCTTGAGACCAGCTTTAGTTTAGAACATCTAAAAAGACTTTTATCATATATAAAACCTTATAAGAAAGACATAACTATAACTGTTTCACTCATGTTCTTAGCGAATATGGCGAGTTTGCTAGGACCATATCTAGTTAAGGTAGCAATGGATGATAAGATACCTAACAAAGATATAAGAGGACTTGGGATATTAGCGGTAATATTTCTGTTAACCTTGGTGATAACAGGTGTATGTATGAAGTATAGAATAAGATCAATGTCTATGATTGGCCAAAATGTACTTAGAAAAATGAGATTGGATTTGTTCACTAATCTTCAAAGACTTCCTTTTAGTTATTATGACAACAGACCACATGGAAAGATCTTAGTAAGAGTGGTTAATTATATTAATTCCTTAAGTGACTTACTGTCAAATGGATTGATAAATCTTATTACAGATACACTTAGCTTATTTATGGCAATTGGATTTATGCTTGCCATAGATGTAAAGCTTACTTTAATTAGTATAGTAGGAATACCAGTGCTTTTACTTGTGGTTATGATTCTTAAAAAAGTCCAAAGAAAAGCCTATCAGATATTAAGCAGTAAGCAGTCAAATATGAATGCTTATATACACGAAAGCATAAACGGTATAAAGGTTACACAATCTTTTGCCAGAGAAGAAGAAAACTTAAGAATATTTAGAGAAGTATGTGATAATTATAGAACTTCATGGTTGAAGGCTGTAAGTATACAATTTTTACTTTGGCCATCAGTAGAAATAATTTCTACGTTAACTGTTTCATTAATATATATAGCAGGTATATATTATCTGTCAGCGGAGGTATCGGTAGGTGTACTAGTTGCTTTCGTTGGATATGTATGGAGATTTTGGAATCCGATTTTAAACATAGGTAATTTTTATAACTCTATAATAACAGCAATGGCATATCTTGAAAGGATATTTGAAGCTATGGATGAAAAGCCTGTAGTTACCGATTTGCCAGGCGCTAAAGAAATGAAAACAATAAAAGGTGATGTACAGTTCAGAAATATTACATTTGAATACGAAGATAACAAGCCTATACTGAAGGACATAAACTTTAAGGTAAAAGCTGGGGAGACAGTTGCTCTGGTTGGTCCTACAGGAGCAGGAAAGACTACAATAGTTAATTTGTTAAGTAGATTTTATAATATAGAAAACGGAACTGTATTAATAGATGAAACAGATATAAGCACTGTAACCCTTAACTCTTTAAGAAAACAAATGGGAGTTATGCTTCAAGATTCTTTTATATTTTCTGGAACGATAATGGAGAATATAAGATATGGTAAGCTTGATGCAACAGATCAAGAGGTTATAGAAGCAGCTAAAATTGTGAGAGCCCATGATTTTATATGGCAGCTAAAGGATGGGTATGAAACAGAAGTTAATGAAAGAGGAACAAGATTATCTGTTGGACAAAGACAACTTATTTCTTTTGCAAGGGCTCTTTTGGCAGATCCAAAGGTATTAATACTAGATGAGGCAACCTCGAGTATAGATACTAAGACAGAAATCTTGCTTCAGGAAGGATTGGATAATCTACTAAAAGGTAGAACTTCTTTTATCATTGCGCATAGATTATCTACAATAAAAAATTCTTCTCAGATAATGTATATAGATAAAGGTGTGATACTGGAACAAGGGACTCATGATGAATTAATTAACCGTAAGGGAGCTTACTTTAAATTATATAATTCTCAATTTGATATATTAAATGCTGTATAG
- a CDS encoding ABC transporter ATP-binding protein, which translates to MGSLKWIWGYLKRYKLKYFIALFMVLIASALNMINPFLSGKIVDQVIGGGDKKILISILLMMIGVSVIKVIDRYIFQMIFEFVSQDVIFKIREDLYQKLLKMDFEYYNNTRTGDLMARMTGDTDAIRHFVAWVVYNVFENLTLFIFAVVMMFTVNVKLTVALILITPIIGFLATRMTKEVGPTFYAIRESFSKLNSVVQENISGNRVVKAFAKERYEIEKFNRANDDYKVKNLKSAKVWEKYLPVLDSLAGVLSVIMMLVGGIMVAHGTMTMGDLVVFNGFIWALNNPMRMAGWLINDFERYVASTYKIRDLLNAEVKIKSQNEKQIVEGIRGDIKFENVSFSYENEEILNDISFEIKSGQTIGILGPTGAGKSTLVNLICRFYDVTKGKIEIDGVDIRKLDIIKLRDRIAVAMQDIFLFSDTIEGNIAYGRPEATFEQVQRVANVAGAHEFIVNMPEGYDTIIGERGVGLSGGQKQRIALARALLKNPSILILDDTTSSVDMETELKIHKELRSIYKNRTNFIIAHRISSVKNADIILVLDDGKVIERGTHEELLKKRGYYYSVYANQFGDFDVIRGAV; encoded by the coding sequence ATGGGTAGTCTAAAATGGATATGGGGTTATTTGAAAAGGTACAAGTTGAAGTATTTTATAGCACTATTTATGGTCTTAATTGCATCAGCACTTAACATGATAAATCCATTTCTTTCAGGTAAGATTGTAGATCAAGTAATTGGTGGCGGTGACAAAAAGATTCTGATATCAATACTGTTAATGATGATTGGAGTTTCCGTAATAAAGGTAATTGATAGATATATATTCCAAATGATTTTTGAGTTCGTTTCTCAAGACGTGATATTCAAAATAAGAGAAGATTTATATCAAAAACTCCTAAAGATGGATTTTGAATATTATAACAATACTAGAACTGGTGATTTAATGGCGCGTATGACTGGTGATACAGATGCTATAAGACATTTTGTAGCTTGGGTTGTATACAACGTATTTGAAAACCTGACTTTATTTATATTTGCCGTTGTAATGATGTTTACTGTAAATGTAAAACTAACAGTAGCACTAATACTTATAACTCCGATTATAGGGTTCTTAGCAACAAGGATGACAAAGGAAGTTGGACCTACTTTTTACGCTATAAGAGAAAGTTTTTCAAAGCTCAATTCGGTAGTTCAAGAAAATATAAGTGGAAATAGAGTGGTAAAGGCTTTTGCCAAAGAGCGATATGAGATTGAAAAATTTAATAGAGCTAATGATGATTATAAAGTTAAAAATCTAAAGTCTGCGAAGGTTTGGGAGAAGTATCTTCCTGTGCTAGATTCACTTGCTGGTGTACTATCTGTGATAATGATGTTAGTAGGTGGAATTATGGTTGCACATGGCACTATGACTATGGGGGATTTGGTTGTGTTTAATGGCTTTATATGGGCGCTGAACAATCCTATGCGTATGGCCGGATGGCTTATAAATGATTTTGAAAGATATGTAGCTTCAACCTATAAGATAAGAGATTTATTAAATGCAGAAGTAAAGATCAAAAGTCAGAATGAAAAACAAATTGTTGAGGGAATAAGAGGAGACATAAAGTTTGAAAATGTAAGCTTCAGTTATGAAAATGAAGAAATACTTAATGATATATCTTTTGAGATAAAATCAGGACAAACAATTGGTATACTTGGACCTACAGGAGCCGGCAAATCAACTCTAGTTAATTTAATCTGCAGATTCTATGATGTTACGAAAGGAAAAATAGAAATTGACGGAGTAGATATTAGGAAACTTGATATTATTAAGCTTCGAGATAGGATTGCAGTTGCAATGCAAGATATATTTCTTTTTTCTGACACTATAGAGGGAAATATAGCTTATGGAAGACCTGAAGCTACTTTTGAGCAGGTTCAAAGAGTTGCAAATGTTGCTGGTGCCCATGAGTTTATAGTAAACATGCCAGAAGGCTACGACACGATAATTGGGGAAAGAGGTGTTGGGCTTTCTGGAGGACAAAAACAGAGGATAGCTCTGGCAAGAGCGTTACTCAAAAATCCTTCAATATTAATACTAGATGATACTACTTCAAGTGTAGATATGGAGACGGAATTAAAGATACACAAGGAACTGAGATCCATCTATAAGAATAGAACTAACTTTATTATTGCTCACAGGATTTCATCAGTAAAAAATGCAGACATTATCCTTGTTTTAGATGATGGTAAGGTTATTGAAAGGGGAACTCATGAGGAACTACTAAAGAAGAGAGGATACTATTATAGTGTTTATGCAAATCAATTTGGAGATTTTGATGTAATAAGGGGGGCGGTGTAA
- a CDS encoding AraC family transcriptional regulator, translating into MCYTGISAQSFNPQILYVFDAVNRGAMETQYHSHDFIELSIIIDGFVEYNIEKECMMINKGDILLFNPGVYHREFITEESDLHELHIGITNFRLEGFKKNFILTKDNFPVIRLKRHAEEFFNCCNDIIEEQKNNALGYDLVLKALVMKLLVILLRETHFKESVKNTVKYSFESTDKQNLVKSIIDFMNENYMNEISLDKIAKNMYLSPVYISKIFKEETGDSPINYLIKIRLEKAKALLEMERLPVKLAAKSVGYEDAYYFSKLFKKYYGVSPSKVS; encoded by the coding sequence ATGTGTTACACAGGTATAAGTGCTCAGTCCTTCAATCCTCAAATATTATATGTTTTTGATGCTGTGAATAGAGGGGCCATGGAGACTCAATATCATAGTCATGACTTTATTGAGCTAAGCATTATTATCGATGGATTTGTTGAATATAATATTGAAAAAGAATGTATGATGATAAATAAGGGCGATATACTTCTTTTTAACCCAGGTGTGTATCATAGAGAATTTATAACTGAAGAGTCAGATCTGCATGAACTTCATATTGGCATAACTAACTTCCGTTTGGAAGGCTTTAAGAAAAACTTTATATTAACCAAGGACAATTTTCCTGTAATAAGATTAAAGAGGCATGCAGAAGAATTTTTTAATTGTTGTAATGATATAATAGAAGAGCAAAAAAATAATGCACTTGGATATGATTTAGTGTTAAAGGCTTTAGTTATGAAACTTTTAGTTATACTTCTTAGGGAAACTCATTTTAAGGAAAGCGTAAAAAATACAGTAAAATATTCTTTTGAATCAACTGATAAGCAAAACTTAGTAAAGTCAATAATAGATTTTATGAATGAAAACTATATGAATGAGATTTCTTTAGATAAAATAGCTAAAAACATGTACCTAAGTCCAGTATATATTTCTAAAATATTTAAAGAAGAGACAGGTGACTCTCCTATAAATTACTTAATAAAAATAAGATTAGAAAAAGCTAAAGCTCTGTTAGAGATGGAAAGGTTACCAGTAAAGCTAGCAGCTAAAAGTGTCGGTTATGAGGATGCATATTACTTTAGTAAGTTATTTAAGAAGTACTACGGAGTTTCTCCTTCAAAAGTTAGTTAA
- a CDS encoding MazG-like protein, whose amino-acid sequence MSNLTFSEIVERSVQIRTSYHQLERQFHEKEWTVEEDALAFLTDAGLVGRLTMSQQGRWPADGDNILQLEHKLSECIWWIIVLAKRMNIDINEALKKFLFETINFQD is encoded by the coding sequence ATGAGTAATTTAACCTTTAGTGAAATAGTTGAACGTTCCGTTCAAATTAGAACTAGTTATCATCAACTTGAAAGACAATTTCACGAAAAAGAATGGACTGTGGAAGAAGATGCACTAGCTTTCTTAACTGATGCTGGATTAGTTGGTCGACTAACAATGTCTCAGCAAGGGCGATGGCCAGCAGATGGAGATAATATATTACAACTTGAACATAAACTTAGCGAATGTATATGGTGGATTATTGTTTTAGCGAAGCGTATGAATATCGATATAAATGAAGCTTTAAAGAAATTCTTATTTGAAACTATCAATTTTCAAGACTAA
- a CDS encoding C40 family peptidase yields MRKGLKIIAAGFICSTLAFGLASSREAKADTTAKSEQGIVLKTAELKSNNKTIVSPKSEDSSDSKSKSKSTGSSKSNGSTKASRGGTSTAGGGAVSIAYQYLGTPYVFGAAGPRAFDCSGLTQYVYAKLGVSLPHYTGAQYAMGTSVSKGNLSPGDLVFFNTYGSISHVGIYIGGGDFIHAPSSGKNVTVSSLSESYYASRYAGARRIKN; encoded by the coding sequence ATGAGGAAAGGACTTAAGATTATAGCAGCAGGCTTTATTTGCTCAACTTTAGCGTTTGGACTAGCCTCATCTAGGGAAGCGAAAGCAGACACAACGGCTAAGAGTGAACAGGGGATAGTTTTAAAGACAGCTGAACTAAAGAGCAACAATAAAACAATTGTATCGCCAAAGAGCGAAGACAGCAGCGATTCAAAATCTAAAAGCAAGTCAACTGGAAGTAGCAAATCAAATGGAAGTACAAAGGCTTCAAGAGGAGGCACTTCAACCGCAGGTGGCGGTGCAGTTTCAATTGCATACCAATACTTAGGTACACCTTATGTATTTGGTGCAGCTGGACCAAGAGCTTTTGATTGTTCTGGTCTTACTCAATATGTTTATGCTAAGCTTGGTGTAAGCTTGCCACATTATACTGGTGCTCAGTATGCTATGGGTACTTCAGTATCTAAAGGAAATCTTAGTCCAGGAGACCTAGTGTTCTTCAATACTTATGGTTCAATAAGTCATGTTGGAATATATATAGGTGGTGGAGATTTTATTCATGCGCCATCATCAGGAAAGAATGTAACTGTAAGTTCTTTAAGTGAATCTTATTATGCTAGCAGGTATGCTGGAGCAAGACGAATAAAGAACTAA